One genomic segment of Mobula hypostoma chromosome 2, sMobHyp1.1, whole genome shotgun sequence includes these proteins:
- the LOC134337088 gene encoding immunoglobulin lambda-1 light chain-like: MSPVLHLLWALMVHLPGILAVPVLKQTPVSGPVSAGQTARLECRLQNGNVGSYAFGWDRHRPGKRPEGVIGHSTGNSIYRGPGITERFQPSRDTSANSHILTIGSLEPGDSAVYYCRVWESGVGWFYGPGTMLEIKSSESRKPSVLLLPPSPEETGLGSATLSCLVSGFKPGLVELRWSVDRVETDSGVTTGAVSTDTDETYKLSSYLRVPAAAWNKGSIYSCSVSHSSLSSPLRNTISSSACAQ; encoded by the exons ATGTCCCCAGTTCTGCATCTCCTGTGGGCTCTAATGGTCCATTTACCAG GTATCCTGGCGGTCCCAGTCCTCAAACAGACCCCAGTGTCCGGTCCTGTCTCCGCGGGACAGACTGCCCGTTTAGAGTGCCGGCTACAGAACGGAAACGTTGGAAGTTACGCCTTTGGGTGGGACCGACATCGTCCCGGGAAGAGACCGGAGGGGGTGATTGGTCATAGCACGGGTAATAGCATTTACAGAGGACCCGGCATCACCGAACGTTTCCAACCGTCCAGAGACACCTCCGCCAACAGTCACATCCTGACCATCGGCAGCTTGGAGCCCGGCGACTCGGCCGTCTATTACTGCAGAGTGTGGGAAAGTGGTGTTGGTTGGTTCTACGGACCGGGGACGATGCTGGAGATAAAGA GTAGCGAGAGCAGAAAGCCCTCGGTTCTCCTGCTTCCTCCCTCCCCGGAGGAGACCGGCTTGGGTTCCGCCACTCTATCCTGCCTCGTGAGCGGCTTTAAGCCGGGCTTGGTCGAGCTGCGCTGGAGCGTGGATCGCGTGGAGACGGACAGTGGCGTGACCACAGGCGCCGTGTCCACGGACACCGACGAGACCTACAAGCTGAGCAGTTACCTGCGGGTTCCCGCCGCTGCCTGGAACAAGGGCTCAATCTATTCCTGCAGCGTGAGCCACAGCTCGCTGAGCTCGCCTTTGCGTAACACCATCTCTTCGTCCGCCTGTGCGCAGTGA